CGCCCGGGACCTGGCCGGGCCCGCCGCCGCAGGGCTCGAGCCGGTCACGCCGGCCTCGCTGCCGGAGCCGTCGGGCTTCACGTCGCTGCGCAACCTGCTCTACGCGCTGGAGTGGTGGGTCTTCGGTGGCTTCGCGGTCTACCTGTGGGTGCGCTGGGTGCGCGACGAGCTGGCCGGCCGGCACGACGAACCCCCGGGCGACGGCGGTCCGGACCCGGACGGGGAGCCGCACGTGGACACCGCTGGGATACGGTCGACCTCGTGAACGCCGCCCTGCTCCGCTACCGCGTCATGGCGACCGTCGTGGGGGTCCTGCTCGTCGTGCTGATCCTCATCGGGGTCCCGCTGGCGAACTTCGACGGCACCGCGATGTGGACCATCTTCCCCTCCACGCCGCTGATCTGGCCCGACGGCAGCACTGCGCACGCCGTCGGCGAGGCGATCACCACCTACCTCGGCATCGCCCACGGCTGGCTCTACATGCTCTTCCTGGTGACCGCGTTCCTGCTCTCCCGCAAGGCCCGGTGGGACATCCCGTTCACCCTGGTGACCCTCCTGTGCGGCACCATCCCGCTGGTCTCCTTCTGGGCCGAGCGGCGCGCGACCCGGCGGGTCCGCGCCCAGATGGCCGGCTCCGGCACGAACGGCGGCCCCGGCGCGACCGTGCCCTCGGACCGCTGAGCCGGCAGTGAGCGCGTCCCGCACCGCGTTCGTCCTGGGTGGCGGCGGGCTGCTCGGCGCGGTCGAGGTCGGGATGCTCCGGGCGCTCTTCGACGCCGGGATCGCGCCCGACTTGGTGCTCGGCACCTCGGTCGGGGCGCTCAACGGGGCCTTGGTGGCCGCTGATCCCGGACCGGGGGTGATCGACCGGCTGGTCGGGCTGTGGGAGAGCGCGGCGAGCAGCAAGGACGTGTACGGCGACGGGCCGGTGCGCCAGGTCCGGCGGGCCGTGCGCACCGGCACCCACCTGCACTCCAGCCGGCCCCTGCGCGCGCGGCTGCAGGCCGAGCTCGGCGAGCGGACCTTCGCCGACCTCGCCGTGGAGTTCCAGTGCTGCGCCGCGAGCATCGAGCGGGCGGCCGAGCACTGGTTCACCGAGGGCCGGGTGGTGGACGCGGTCGTCGCCAGCGCCGCCGTACCCGGGCTGCTGCGTCCCGCCGTCGTCGAGGGGGAGCACTACCTCGACGGCGGGATCGTGAACTCGATCCCGGTGGGCCGTGCGGTGGAGCAGGGCGCGGACCGGATCTTCGTGCTGCAGGTGGGCCGGGTCGACCGGCCGCTGACCCCGCCGCGCAAGCCGTGGGAGGTCGCCCGGGTCTCCTTCGAGATCGCCCGCCGGCACCGGTTCCACCGGGAGATGGCCGCGCTGCCGGCCGGCGTCACCGCGCACGTGCTGCCCACCGGCGGAAGCACCGAGCGCGACGACAGCCTGCTGTCCTACCGCGACTTCCGGGCGGTGATGCGGCGCATCGACGCGGCCCACCGGGCCTCCACCCGCTACCTCGAGGAGCTCGCGTGAGCGGGTTGTTCCGGCGGGTGGTGCTGGCGCCGCTGCTGATCGTGCTGACGGTGCTGCTGCTGACCACGATCCCGCTGTGGCTGCTGGTCGCCATCGTGCTGAGCCCGGTGGTCAAGGGCCGGCTGCGACCGCTGCGGCTGCTCTCGCTGATGCTGATGCACCTCGTGCTCGAGAGCCTGATGCTGGTCGAGCTGTTCGGCCTCTGGATCGCCTCGGGGTTCGGGATCTTCATCCGGCGGCCGTTCTTCCAGCGCATCCACTACGACATCGTGCAGACCTACCTGGTGGTGTTCTTCCGGGAGGCGCGGCGCGTGCTGCGGCTCAAGATCGTCACCGAGGGGCCCGCTCCCGACGCGCACCCGGGCGAGCCGCTGCTGGTCTGCTGCCGGCACGCGGGCCCCGGTGACTCGTTCACGCTGATGTACGCCCTCATGCACTGGTACGGCCGCGAGCCGCGGGTGGTCCTCAAGGACACCCTGGCCTGGGACCCCGCCATCGACGTGATCCTCAACCGGCTGCCCAGCCGGTTCATCTCGCCGGGGCGACCGGGCCAGGACCTCGAGCAGCAGGTCGGGGCGCTCGCGGCCAACCTCGACGAGAACGACGCCTTCGTGATCTTCCCCGAAGGCGGCAACTTCACCCCGGCCCGCCGGCAGAAGGCGATCGACAAGCTGCGCCGGATGGGCCTCGAGGCGATGGCGCAGCGGGCCGAGCGGATGGAGAACGTGCTGGCCCCCGGCCGGGCGGTCTGCTCGCGGCGCTGGACGCCGCTCCGGACGCCGACGTGGTCCTGGTCGCGCACACCGGGCTCGACCACCTGCTCACGGTCGGCGACCTGTGGCGCGAGCTGCCGATGGACAAGCAGATCATCATGCGCTGGTGGCGGGTGCCCCGCGCGGAGATCCCCGCGGGACGGGAGGAGCGCATCGACTGGCTCTACTCCTGGTGGGAGCGCATCGACGAGTGGATCGACGAGCACCGGCCCGTGGACCTGCCGCCCCGGGGCCGGCGTACCCGCGGCGGCAGCCCTGCCTCCGGTGCAGCCCGGAC
The DNA window shown above is from Nocardioides mesophilus and carries:
- a CDS encoding DUF3817 domain-containing protein; this encodes MNAALLRYRVMATVVGVLLVVLILIGVPLANFDGTAMWTIFPSTPLIWPDGSTAHAVGEAITTYLGIAHGWLYMLFLVTAFLLSRKARWDIPFTLVTLLCGTIPLVSFWAERRATRRVRAQMAGSGTNGGPGATVPSDR
- a CDS encoding patatin-like phospholipase family protein, with product MSASRTAFVLGGGGLLGAVEVGMLRALFDAGIAPDLVLGTSVGALNGALVAADPGPGVIDRLVGLWESAASSKDVYGDGPVRQVRRAVRTGTHLHSSRPLRARLQAELGERTFADLAVEFQCCAASIERAAEHWFTEGRVVDAVVASAAVPGLLRPAVVEGEHYLDGGIVNSIPVGRAVEQGADRIFVLQVGRVDRPLTPPRKPWEVARVSFEIARRHRFHREMAALPAGVTAHVLPTGGSTERDDSLLSYRDFRAVMRRIDAAHRASTRYLEELA
- a CDS encoding 1-acyl-sn-glycerol-3-phosphate acyltransferase, with the translated sequence MSGLFRRVVLAPLLIVLTVLLLTTIPLWLLVAIVLSPVVKGRLRPLRLLSLMLMHLVLESLMLVELFGLWIASGFGIFIRRPFFQRIHYDIVQTYLVVFFREARRVLRLKIVTEGPAPDAHPGEPLLVCCRHAGPGDSFTLMYALMHWYGREPRVVLKDTLAWDPAIDVILNRLPSRFISPGRPGQDLEQQVGALAANLDENDAFVIFPEGGNFTPARRQKAIDKLRRMGLEAMAQRAERMENVLAPGRAVCSRRWTPLRTPTWSWSRTPGSTTCSRSATCGASCRWTSRSSCAGGGCPARRSPRDGRSASTGSTPGGSASTSGSTSTGPWTCRPGAGVPAAAALPPVQPGRTGAADPRPAAPRAVRAVSPA